From the genome of Streptomyces sp. NBC_00659, one region includes:
- the pdxS gene encoding pyridoxal 5'-phosphate synthase lyase subunit PdxS: MSSTLPNSAENTAIGTARVKRGMAEQLKGGVIMDVVNAEQAKIAEDAGAVAVMALERVPADIRKDGGVARMSDPNMIEEIIEAVSIPVMAKSRIGHFVEAQVLQSLGVDYIDESEVLTPADEVNHSDKWAFTTPFVCGATNLGEALRRIAEGAAMIRSKGEAGTGNVVEAVRHLRQIKNEIARLRGFDNNELYAAAKDLRAPYELVKEVAELGKLPVVLFSAGGVATPADAALMRQLGAEGVFVGSGIFKSGDPAKRAAAIVKATTFYDDPKIIADASRNLGEAMVGINCDTLPETERYANRGW, encoded by the coding sequence GTGTCCAGCACCCTCCCCAACTCCGCCGAGAACACTGCGATCGGTACCGCCCGCGTCAAGCGCGGCATGGCCGAGCAGCTCAAGGGCGGTGTGATCATGGACGTGGTCAACGCCGAGCAGGCGAAGATCGCCGAGGACGCCGGCGCCGTGGCCGTCATGGCCCTGGAGCGGGTCCCCGCCGACATCCGCAAGGACGGCGGCGTCGCCCGGATGTCGGACCCGAACATGATCGAGGAGATCATCGAGGCGGTCTCCATCCCGGTGATGGCCAAGTCCCGCATCGGCCACTTCGTCGAGGCCCAGGTCCTTCAGTCCCTCGGCGTCGACTACATCGACGAGTCCGAGGTCCTCACCCCGGCCGACGAGGTCAACCACTCCGACAAGTGGGCGTTCACCACCCCCTTCGTCTGCGGTGCCACCAACCTGGGCGAGGCCCTGCGCCGTATCGCCGAGGGCGCGGCCATGATCCGCTCCAAGGGCGAGGCCGGCACCGGCAACGTCGTCGAGGCCGTCCGCCACCTGCGCCAGATCAAGAACGAGATCGCCCGCCTGCGCGGCTTCGACAACAACGAGCTGTACGCCGCCGCCAAGGACCTGCGCGCCCCGTACGAGCTCGTCAAGGAGGTCGCCGAGCTCGGCAAGCTGCCGGTCGTGCTGTTCTCCGCCGGTGGTGTCGCCACCCCCGCCGACGCCGCGCTCATGCGTCAGCTCGGCGCCGAGGGCGTCTTCGTCGGCTCCGGCATCTTCAAGTCCGGCGACCCGGCCAAGCGCGCCGCCGCCATCGTGAAGGCCACCACCTTCTACGACGACCCGAAGATCATCGCGGACGCGTCCCGCAATCTCGGCGAGGCCATGGTCGGCATCAACTGCGACACCCTCCCCGAGACCGAGCGCTACGCCAACCGCGGCTGGTAG
- a CDS encoding glycosyltransferase family 4 protein codes for MRIGIVCPYSWDVPGGVQFHIRDLAEHLIGLGHHVSVLAPADDDTPLPPYVVSAGRAVPVPYNGSVARLNFGFLSAARVRRWLHDGTFDVVHIHEPSSPSLGLLTCWAAQGPIVATFHTSNPRSRAMVAAYSILQAALEKISARIAVSEYARRTLVEHLGGDAVVIPNGVDVDFFARAKPKPEWQGDTIGFVGRIDEPRKGLPVLMKALPKILAERPQTRLLVAGRGDEKEAVESLPAEMRSRVEFLGMVSDEDKARFLRSIDLYVAPNTGGESFGIILVEAMSAGAPVLAADLDAFAQVLDQGAAGELFANEDADDLAAAALRLLADPDRRAALRERGSEHVRRFDWSTVGADILSVYETVTDGAAAVATDERTGLRARFGLARD; via the coding sequence GTGAGGATCGGCATCGTCTGCCCGTACTCCTGGGACGTCCCGGGCGGCGTCCAGTTCCACATCCGCGACCTGGCCGAACACCTCATCGGCCTCGGGCACCACGTGTCCGTCCTCGCCCCCGCGGACGACGACACGCCCCTGCCGCCGTACGTCGTCTCGGCGGGCCGCGCTGTCCCGGTTCCGTACAACGGCTCGGTGGCGCGGCTGAACTTCGGCTTCCTGTCGGCGGCCCGGGTGCGGCGCTGGCTGCACGACGGCACCTTCGACGTGGTGCACATCCACGAGCCGTCCTCGCCGTCGCTCGGCCTGCTCACGTGCTGGGCGGCGCAGGGCCCGATCGTCGCGACCTTCCACACCTCGAACCCGCGCTCGCGGGCGATGGTCGCCGCGTACTCCATCCTTCAGGCCGCCCTGGAGAAGATCAGCGCGCGGATCGCCGTGAGCGAGTACGCCCGGCGCACCCTGGTCGAGCACCTCGGCGGTGACGCCGTCGTCATCCCGAACGGCGTCGACGTCGACTTCTTCGCCCGTGCCAAGCCCAAGCCCGAGTGGCAGGGCGACACCATCGGGTTCGTCGGCCGCATCGACGAGCCCCGCAAGGGCCTGCCGGTGCTCATGAAGGCCCTGCCGAAGATCCTGGCCGAGCGCCCGCAGACGCGGCTGCTGGTCGCCGGGCGCGGCGACGAGAAGGAGGCCGTGGAGTCTCTGCCCGCCGAGATGCGTTCGCGCGTCGAGTTCCTCGGCATGGTCAGCGACGAGGACAAGGCCCGCTTCCTGCGCAGCATCGACCTCTACGTCGCGCCCAACACGGGCGGCGAGAGCTTCGGGATCATCCTGGTCGAGGCGATGTCCGCCGGAGCACCCGTGCTCGCCGCGGATCTCGACGCGTTCGCCCAGGTCCTCGACCAGGGCGCGGCGGGTGAGCTGTTCGCCAACGAGGACGCCGACGACCTGGCCGCCGCCGCGCTGCGGCTGCTCGCCGACCCGGACCGCCGGGCCGCGCTGCGGGAGCGGGGGAGCGAGCACGTACGGCGCTTCGACTGGTCGACGGTCGGCGCGGACATCCTGTCCGTGTACGAGACGGTGACGGATGGCGCCGCCGCGGTGGCCACGGACGAACGCACGGGTCTCCGAGCCCGCTTCGGCCTGGCCCGGGACTGA
- a CDS encoding phosphatidylinositol mannoside acyltransferase, with protein MTSLRDRLVDGAYAVGWSVVKKLPEPVAVGLGRTIADIAWKRRGKGVQRLESNYARVVPDATPQRLAELSRAGMRSYLRYWMESFRLPAWSEERVANGFEAKDEHRLTDGIASDRGVILALPHMANWDLAGAWVTTGLKTPFTTVAERLKPESLYDRFVAYREGLGMEVLPHSGGAAFGTLARRLRDGGLICLVAERDLSASGVEVEFFGETTRMPAGPALLAQQTGALLLPVTLWYDDSPVMRGQIHPPVEVPEAGTRAEKTSVMTQALADAFAHGIAEHPEDWHMLQRLWLKDLDAGKAPPEGSGTADPEKRAS; from the coding sequence GTGACCAGCCTGCGGGACAGGCTGGTCGACGGTGCCTACGCCGTGGGCTGGAGCGTCGTCAAGAAGCTTCCCGAGCCGGTCGCCGTGGGCCTAGGCCGCACGATCGCCGACATCGCCTGGAAGCGGCGCGGCAAGGGGGTCCAGCGACTGGAGAGCAACTACGCGCGCGTGGTGCCGGACGCGACACCGCAGCGGCTCGCGGAGCTCTCCAGGGCCGGCATGCGTTCGTACCTGCGCTACTGGATGGAGTCGTTCCGGCTTCCCGCGTGGAGCGAGGAGCGGGTGGCGAACGGCTTCGAGGCCAAGGACGAGCACCGCCTCACCGACGGCATCGCCTCCGACCGGGGCGTCATCCTGGCCCTTCCGCACATGGCGAACTGGGACCTCGCCGGCGCCTGGGTGACCACCGGCCTCAAGACGCCGTTCACGACCGTCGCGGAACGCCTCAAGCCCGAATCGCTGTACGACCGTTTCGTCGCCTATCGCGAGGGCCTCGGCATGGAGGTCCTGCCGCACAGCGGGGGTGCCGCGTTCGGCACGCTGGCCCGGCGCCTGCGCGACGGCGGACTGATCTGCCTGGTCGCCGAACGGGACCTGTCCGCCTCGGGCGTCGAGGTGGAGTTCTTCGGCGAGACGACTCGGATGCCCGCCGGGCCCGCCCTGCTCGCCCAGCAGACCGGCGCCCTCCTGCTGCCCGTGACGCTCTGGTACGACGACTCGCCCGTCATGCGGGGCCAGATTCATCCGCCCGTCGAGGTCCCCGAGGCAGGCACCCGTGCCGAAAAGACGTCTGTCATGACACAGGCGCTGGCCGACGCCTTCGCCCACGGCATCGCCGAGCACCCGGAGGACTGGCACATGTTGCAGCGGTTGTGGCTCAAGGACCTCGACGCCGGGAAGGCTCCCCCAGAGGGGTCCGGCACAGCGGATCCCGAGAAGAGGGCCTCGTGA
- the pgsA gene encoding phosphatidylinositol phosphate synthase translates to MLNKYARAFFTRVLTPFAAFLVRRGVSPDTVTLLGTAGVMAGALVFFPRGEFFWGTIVITLFVFSDLVDGNMARQLGRSSRWGAFLDSTLDRVADGAIFGGFALWYAGNGDDNVLCAVSIFCLASGQVVSYTKARGESIGLPVAVNGLVERAERLVISLVAAGLAGLHTFGVPGVQVLLPIALWIVAVGSLVTLIQRVVTVRREAAEADAGVAGQSSEATS, encoded by the coding sequence ATGCTGAACAAGTACGCGCGTGCATTCTTCACGCGTGTCCTCACACCGTTCGCCGCGTTTCTCGTCCGCCGGGGGGTGAGCCCCGACACGGTCACCCTCCTGGGCACGGCCGGAGTCATGGCGGGGGCGCTGGTCTTCTTCCCCCGGGGAGAGTTCTTCTGGGGAACGATCGTCATCACGCTCTTCGTGTTCTCCGACCTGGTCGACGGGAACATGGCGCGCCAGCTCGGCCGCTCCAGCCGCTGGGGCGCCTTCCTGGACTCCACCCTCGACCGGGTCGCCGACGGCGCGATCTTCGGCGGCTTCGCGCTCTGGTACGCGGGCAACGGTGACGACAACGTCCTGTGCGCCGTCTCGATCTTCTGTCTCGCCAGCGGCCAGGTGGTGTCGTACACCAAGGCCCGCGGCGAGTCGATCGGCCTGCCGGTCGCGGTCAACGGTCTCGTCGAGCGCGCGGAGCGGCTGGTGATCTCGCTGGTCGCGGCCGGTCTGGCGGGACTGCACACGTTCGGTGTGCCCGGCGTCCAGGTGCTGCTGCCCATCGCGCTGTGGATCGTCGCCGTCGGCAGCCTCGTCACGCTGATCCAGCGCGTCGTCACCGTCCGCCGGGAGGCCGCCGAGGCGGACGCCGGGGTCGCCGGGCAGAGCAGTGAGGCCACCTCGTGA
- a CDS encoding elongation factor G-like protein EF-G2, producing MGDKANTHTGAAGRATAADHPASVRNVVLVGHSGSGKTTLVEALALTAGAVNRAGRVEDGGTVSDYDEIEHRQQRSVQLSLVPVDWDGLKINLLDTPGYADFVGELRAGLRAADAALFVVSASDGVDGSTRMLWEECAAVGMPRAIVVTHLESARSDFEEMTAICAQAFGGDDPDAVLPLYLPLHGAAGPDGHAPVTGLIGLLTRQLFDYSSGERKEADPGPEQQPFIDTARNRLIEGIIAESEDETLMDRYLGGEEIDLKTLVQDLEQAVARGSFFPVLAAAPAAEGARQGLGTVELLELITGGFPTPLERPAPAVTTPDGAPREVRACDPDGPLVAEVVKTASDPYVGRVSLVRVFSGTLRPDATVHVSGHGLTDRGHEDHDVDERIGALSAPFGKQQRALTHCIAGDLASVAKLSRAETGDTLSAKDDPLLMKPWRMPDPLLPLAIEAHSKADEDKLSQGLGRLVAEDPTMRLEQNQNTHQVVLWCLGEAHADVALERLRNRYGVQVDVVPHKVSLRETFAGPSAGRGRHVKQSGGHGQFAICEIEVEPLPNGSGIEFVDKVVGGAVPRQFIPSVEKGVRAQAAKGVVAGYPLIDVRVTLKDGKAHSVDSSDAAFQTAGALALREAARDATIHLLEPVAEVTVLVGDDYVGPVMSDLSGRRGRVVGTEQAAGGRTLVRAEVPEIEIGRYAVDLRSVSHGTARFDRSYARHEPMPQHIAERLREQEASA from the coding sequence ATGGGCGACAAGGCGAACACACACACCGGAGCCGCCGGCAGGGCTACGGCGGCCGACCACCCCGCGTCCGTACGGAATGTGGTGCTGGTCGGCCACAGCGGATCGGGCAAGACGACATTGGTGGAGGCTCTCGCGCTGACGGCGGGAGCGGTGAACCGGGCGGGCCGCGTGGAGGACGGCGGCACCGTCTCGGACTACGACGAGATCGAGCACCGGCAGCAGCGTTCGGTGCAGCTCTCCCTGGTGCCCGTCGACTGGGACGGGCTGAAGATCAACCTTCTCGATACTCCTGGATACGCCGACTTCGTCGGCGAACTGAGGGCCGGTCTGCGAGCGGCGGACGCGGCCCTCTTCGTCGTCTCGGCCTCGGACGGGGTCGACGGCTCGACCCGCATGCTGTGGGAGGAGTGCGCGGCCGTCGGCATGCCCCGGGCCATCGTGGTCACCCACCTCGAATCGGCCAGGTCCGACTTCGAGGAGATGACCGCGATCTGCGCGCAGGCGTTCGGCGGCGACGACCCCGACGCCGTCCTGCCGCTGTACCTTCCGCTGCACGGCGCGGCGGGGCCGGACGGGCACGCGCCCGTGACCGGCCTGATCGGCCTGCTCACCCGGCAGTTGTTCGACTACTCCTCCGGGGAGCGCAAGGAGGCGGATCCGGGGCCCGAGCAGCAGCCGTTCATCGACACGGCCCGCAACCGGCTGATCGAGGGGATCATCGCCGAGAGCGAGGACGAGACGCTCATGGACCGCTACCTCGGCGGCGAGGAGATCGACCTCAAAACGCTCGTACAGGACCTGGAACAGGCCGTGGCCCGCGGGAGCTTCTTCCCCGTGCTGGCCGCCGCGCCCGCCGCCGAGGGAGCCCGGCAGGGCCTCGGCACGGTCGAACTCCTCGAACTGATCACCGGCGGCTTCCCCACCCCGCTGGAACGTCCGGCGCCCGCGGTGACCACGCCGGACGGCGCACCGCGCGAGGTGAGGGCCTGCGACCCGGACGGCCCGCTGGTCGCGGAGGTCGTGAAGACCGCGTCCGACCCCTACGTGGGCCGGGTCTCCCTGGTCCGGGTCTTCTCCGGGACCCTTCGCCCCGACGCGACGGTGCATGTCTCCGGGCACGGGCTGACCGACCGCGGACACGAGGACCACGACGTCGACGAGCGGATCGGCGCCCTGTCCGCGCCGTTCGGCAAACAGCAGCGCGCCCTCACCCACTGCATCGCGGGCGACCTCGCCAGTGTGGCGAAGCTGAGCCGCGCCGAGACGGGAGACACTCTTTCGGCCAAGGACGACCCGCTGCTGATGAAGCCGTGGCGGATGCCCGACCCGCTGCTCCCGCTCGCCATCGAGGCGCACAGCAAGGCGGACGAGGACAAGCTCTCCCAGGGGCTCGGCCGGCTGGTGGCCGAGGATCCCACGATGCGTCTGGAGCAGAATCAGAACACCCATCAGGTGGTCCTGTGGTGCCTGGGCGAGGCACACGCGGACGTCGCCCTGGAACGGCTGCGCAACCGCTACGGCGTGCAGGTCGACGTGGTGCCGCACAAGGTCTCCCTGCGCGAGACGTTCGCCGGCCCGTCCGCCGGGCGCGGACGCCATGTCAAACAGTCCGGCGGGCACGGCCAGTTCGCGATCTGCGAGATCGAGGTCGAACCGCTGCCGAACGGCTCGGGCATCGAGTTCGTGGACAAGGTCGTCGGCGGCGCCGTGCCCCGGCAGTTCATCCCCTCCGTGGAGAAGGGGGTGCGCGCCCAGGCGGCCAAGGGCGTGGTCGCCGGCTATCCGCTCATCGACGTACGGGTCACGCTGAAGGACGGCAAGGCGCACTCGGTGGACTCCTCCGACGCCGCGTTCCAGACGGCGGGCGCGCTCGCGCTGCGCGAGGCGGCCCGTGACGCCACGATCCATCTCCTGGAGCCGGTGGCGGAGGTGACCGTCCTGGTCGGCGACGACTACGTGGGCCCGGTGATGAGCGACCTGTCGGGACGGCGAGGCCGGGTGGTCGGCACCGAGCAGGCGGCCGGCGGGCGCACGCTCGTCCGTGCCGAGGTGCCCGAGATCGAGATCGGGCGGTACGCCGTGGATCTGCGGTCCGTCTCGCACGGCACCGCGCGCTTCGACCGGAGCTACGCACGGCACGAACCCATGCCGCAGCACATCGCCGAGCGGCTCCGCGAACAGGAGGCGAGCGCCTGA
- a CDS encoding HIT family protein: protein MLQHMTSEPEQQIGVGTQDAFQRLWTPHRMAYIQGENKPTGPGADDGCPFCSIPAKSDEDGLIVRRAEHVYAVLNLYPYNGGHLMVVPYRHVADYTDLTGPETAELGELTKQAMTALRTASGAHGFNIGMNQGTVAGAGIAAHLHQHIVPRWGGDTNFMPVVGHTKVLPQLLADTRTMLAEAWPTA from the coding sequence ATGCTGCAACACATGACGAGTGAGCCGGAGCAGCAGATCGGAGTGGGAACGCAGGACGCGTTCCAGCGCCTTTGGACGCCCCACCGGATGGCTTACATCCAGGGCGAGAACAAGCCCACCGGCCCGGGGGCCGACGACGGTTGTCCGTTCTGCTCGATACCGGCCAAGTCCGACGAGGACGGGCTGATCGTGAGGCGCGCGGAGCACGTGTACGCGGTGCTCAACCTCTACCCGTACAACGGTGGACACCTGATGGTCGTGCCCTACCGGCACGTCGCCGACTACACGGACCTCACCGGGCCGGAGACGGCCGAACTGGGTGAGCTGACCAAGCAGGCCATGACCGCCCTGCGCACCGCCTCCGGCGCCCACGGCTTCAACATCGGCATGAACCAGGGAACGGTCGCGGGCGCCGGCATCGCCGCCCATCTGCACCAGCACATCGTGCCCCGCTGGGGCGGCGACACCAACTTCATGCCGGTCGTCGGCCACACCAAGGTCCTGCCGCAGCTTCTCGCGGACACCCGCACGATGCTGGCGGAGGCCTGGCCCACCGCCTAG
- a CDS encoding potassium channel family protein has translation MDDDSPMIRWEHRTEVPLAVASLLFLAAYAVHVLAHGLSEGGRDACLAVIAAAWAAFLVDYLVLWRLSGQGPRFVRTHLLDTVVLVLPLLRPLRVVKLYDAVLRRRGEPRLPLYARVIFYASIAVLLLGFSGSLAVYQAEYQAPHATIVTFGDSVWWAASTLSTVGYGDVTPVTPRGRTIAVAMMVCGLALLGAVTGSFSSWLLQLFSREGDEKPPGS, from the coding sequence ATGGACGACGACAGCCCGATGATCCGATGGGAGCACCGCACCGAGGTACCGCTGGCGGTCGCGTCTCTGCTGTTCCTCGCCGCCTACGCCGTGCATGTACTGGCGCACGGCCTGTCCGAGGGCGGGCGCGACGCCTGCCTGGCGGTGATCGCGGCCGCCTGGGCGGCGTTCCTCGTCGACTACCTGGTGCTCTGGCGGCTGAGCGGACAGGGTCCGCGGTTCGTCCGGACCCATCTGCTGGACACCGTGGTGCTCGTCCTGCCGCTGCTGCGCCCGTTGCGGGTCGTCAAGCTCTACGACGCCGTACTGCGACGCCGCGGAGAGCCCCGTCTCCCGCTGTACGCACGGGTGATCTTCTACGCGAGCATCGCGGTCCTGCTGCTCGGCTTCTCGGGTTCCCTCGCCGTCTACCAGGCCGAGTACCAGGCGCCGCACGCGACGATCGTCACCTTCGGCGACTCGGTGTGGTGGGCCGCCTCCACCCTTTCGACGGTCGGGTACGGGGACGTGACACCGGTGACCCCTCGGGGCCGCACGATCGCCGTCGCCATGATGGTCTGCGGTCTGGCGCTGCTCGGCGCGGTGACGGGTTCCTTCTCCTCGTGGCTGTTGCAGCTGTTCTCGCGCGAGGGCGACGAGAAGCCCCCGGGAAGCTGA
- the thrS gene encoding threonine--tRNA ligase codes for MSDVRVIIQRDSEREERVVTTGTTAADLFTGDRTIVAARVAGELRDLAYEVQDGEEVEPVEISSEDGLNILRHSTAHVMAQAVQELFPDAKLGIGPPVKDGFYYDFDVEKPFTPEDLKAVEKKMQEIQKRGQRFSRRVVTDEDAREELAAEPYKLELIGIKGSASSDDGANVEVGGGELTIYDNLDAKTGELCWKDLCRGPHLPTTRNIPAFKLMRNAAAYWRGSEKNPMLQRIYGTAWPSKEELKAHLDFLAEAEKRDHRKLGNELDLFSIPDQIGSGLAVFHPKGGIIRRVMEDYSRRRHEEEGYEFVYTPHATKGKLFETSGHLDWYADGMYPPMQLDEGVDYYLKPMNCPMHNLIFDARGRSYRELPLRLFEFGTVYRYEKSGVVHGLTRARGFTQDDAHIYCTKEQMADELDKTLTFVLNLLRDYGLTDFYLELSTKDPEKFVGSDEIWEEATETLRQVAEKQGLPLVPDPGGAAFYGPKISVQAKDAIGRTWQMSTVQLDFNLPERFDLEYTGPDGSKQRPVMIHRALFGSIERFFAVLLEHYAGAFPAWLAPVQAIGIPIGDAHVEYLQKFAAEARKKGLRVEVDASSDRMQKKIRNAQKQKVPFMVIAGDEDMTAGAVSFRYRDGSQENGIPLDEAIAKIAKVVEERAQI; via the coding sequence GTGTCAGACGTCCGTGTGATCATCCAACGCGATTCCGAGCGGGAAGAGCGCGTGGTGACGACGGGGACTACGGCCGCCGACCTCTTCACCGGCGACCGCACCATCGTCGCGGCCCGTGTCGCGGGCGAGCTGAGGGACCTCGCGTACGAGGTGCAGGACGGCGAGGAGGTCGAGCCCGTCGAGATCTCCTCCGAGGACGGCCTGAACATCCTGCGCCACTCCACCGCGCACGTGATGGCCCAGGCCGTGCAGGAGCTCTTCCCCGACGCCAAGCTGGGCATCGGCCCGCCGGTCAAGGACGGCTTCTACTACGACTTCGACGTCGAGAAGCCCTTCACGCCCGAGGACCTCAAGGCCGTCGAGAAGAAGATGCAGGAGATCCAGAAGCGCGGGCAGCGCTTCTCCCGCCGCGTCGTCACCGACGAGGATGCCCGCGAGGAGCTCGCGGCCGAGCCGTACAAGCTGGAGCTCATCGGCATCAAGGGCTCCGCGTCCTCGGACGACGGCGCGAACGTCGAGGTGGGCGGCGGCGAGCTGACCATCTACGACAACCTCGACGCCAAGACCGGCGAGCTGTGCTGGAAGGACCTCTGCCGCGGTCCCCACCTGCCCACCACCCGCAACATCCCGGCGTTCAAGCTGATGCGCAACGCCGCCGCGTACTGGCGCGGCAGCGAGAAGAACCCCATGCTCCAGCGCATCTACGGCACCGCCTGGCCCTCCAAGGAGGAGCTGAAGGCGCACCTCGACTTCCTCGCCGAGGCCGAGAAGCGCGACCACCGCAAGCTGGGCAACGAGCTGGACCTGTTCTCCATCCCGGACCAGATCGGCTCCGGCCTCGCCGTCTTCCACCCCAAGGGCGGCATCATCCGCCGGGTCATGGAGGACTACTCGCGCCGCCGGCACGAGGAGGAGGGCTACGAGTTCGTCTACACCCCCCACGCCACCAAGGGGAAGCTCTTCGAGACCTCGGGCCACCTGGACTGGTACGCCGACGGCATGTACCCGCCCATGCAGCTCGACGAGGGCGTGGACTACTACCTCAAGCCCATGAACTGCCCGATGCACAACCTGATCTTCGACGCGCGCGGCCGCTCGTACCGTGAACTGCCGCTGCGCCTGTTCGAGTTCGGCACCGTGTACCGGTACGAGAAGTCGGGCGTCGTGCACGGCCTGACCCGCGCCCGGGGCTTCACGCAGGACGACGCGCACATCTACTGCACCAAGGAGCAGATGGCGGACGAGCTCGACAAGACGCTCACCTTCGTCCTGAACCTGCTCCGCGACTACGGCCTCACCGACTTCTACCTGGAGCTGTCCACCAAGGACCCGGAGAAGTTCGTCGGCTCGGACGAGATCTGGGAAGAGGCCACCGAGACGCTGCGCCAGGTCGCCGAGAAGCAGGGCCTCCCGCTGGTCCCGGACCCGGGCGGCGCCGCCTTCTACGGCCCCAAGATCTCGGTGCAGGCCAAGGACGCCATCGGCCGCACCTGGCAGATGTCGACCGTGCAGCTCGACTTCAACCTGCCCGAGCGCTTCGACCTGGAGTACACCGGCCCCGACGGCTCCAAGCAGCGTCCGGTCATGATCCACCGTGCGCTCTTCGGCTCCATCGAGCGCTTCTTCGCCGTGCTCCTGGAGCACTACGCGGGCGCGTTCCCGGCGTGGCTGGCGCCCGTCCAGGCGATCGGCATCCCGATCGGCGACGCGCACGTGGAGTACCTCCAGAAGTTCGCCGCCGAGGCCAGGAAGAAGGGCCTGCGCGTCGAGGTGGACGCGTCCTCGGACCGGATGCAGAAGAAGATCCGCAACGCGCAGAAGCAGAAGGTGCCCTTCATGGTCATCGCGGGCGACGAGGACATGACGGCCGGTGCCGTCTCCTTCCGCTACCGCGACGGTTCCCAGGAGAACGGCATCCCGCTCGACGAGGCCATCGCCAAGATCGCGAAGGTCGTCGAGGAGCGCGCCCAGATCTGA
- a CDS encoding DUF4365 domain-containing protein: MALAQPERGGLLPQRTAPHRGSLATTACMETLQVGYLHAVAAAAGCSLSQPFPDNGIDWHVSHSAPGHTVDDEVTIKVQLKCTYQIPPNPPGPAFSFTLDNEHLAKLARTPVSVHKILVVMLVPRSQDDWLRASHDRLDLRHCCYWINLAGHAITGRRRTTVRIPTARIFDDRALCEIMARVGTGGRP, from the coding sequence ATGGCACTCGCGCAGCCCGAACGGGGCGGGCTGCTGCCCCAGCGGACGGCACCCCATCGTGGATCACTCGCCACCACCGCCTGCATGGAGACCTTGCAGGTGGGCTACCTTCACGCGGTCGCGGCGGCCGCGGGCTGTTCGCTGTCCCAGCCGTTTCCCGACAACGGCATCGACTGGCACGTCAGCCACAGCGCCCCCGGGCACACGGTCGACGACGAAGTCACCATCAAGGTGCAGCTCAAGTGCACGTACCAGATCCCGCCCAACCCCCCGGGGCCCGCCTTCTCCTTCACGCTCGACAACGAGCACCTGGCGAAGCTCGCGCGCACCCCGGTCTCGGTGCACAAGATCCTGGTCGTGATGCTCGTGCCCAGATCCCAGGACGACTGGCTGCGCGCCAGCCACGACCGGCTCGACCTCAGGCACTGCTGCTACTGGATCAACCTCGCCGGACACGCCATCACGGGCCGGCGCCGGACCACCGTCCGCATCCCGACGGCCCGGATCTTCGACGACCGGGCCCTGTGCGAGATCATGGCGAGGGTCGGGACGGGAGGCAGACCATGA